A single genomic interval of Dysidea avara chromosome 8, odDysAvar1.4, whole genome shotgun sequence harbors:
- the LOC136263412 gene encoding nucleotide-binding oligomerization domain-containing protein 2-like — protein sequence MDGVVSPQRAGLGGRRANGNILFYCLQGVTVESCSFDNLVVSQLLRVQVIDMDRSYHEGLNQFITPEKATSTPLLKDLHNHITPNYAIRWSVIGTLLGLPKGRLDIIKYDNHDKAEPCCDAVLEEWLEVDPSASWEKLFKVIESPAVSSDQAPDKVTSKPDMNKSTVTDQGVSILSDRVKQLSIQKRFAVDKDAWPPNRPKDFIPVLLIHYQGEHTVEQAAALQLAESVQLGGVHPKHYPQDSHQSLREALDNSKTTKQLVDILAPLQESDDAHFILVEGLPGIGKSSLMQEIAYNWATGKCLQKFKLVLLLQLRSPAVQQVSLVDDLLKLFCKRDRKATEIATASSDYLFKNGGKDIVLLFDGYDEFPVNLQEDSLVADILERQVIPHCGLVVSSRPHASVGLREDATIRVDILGFAEDERKLYIEQSLKGQPHAVKELTEYLEGNLTINGLCFIPFNMAILIYLHKKGIPLPSSSTQLYNYFICLTICRHLAKSSQPLDNTITDLAKLPEPYSTILQQLSKLSLEGLNNNKLIFTLEEMRAACPGIEAIKGGLNGFGLLQAVEHFGLAGKMMTFNFVHFSIQEFLSSYHITQLPPDEELRVLKAKFWSDIHSNMFAMYTLLTKGQRSAFKQFLSGGDNTIAITETYLKDQLKCLRLFRCFYEANDKAFYTSIQQGKTFNDKVIKLERTSLTIYDVECVTLFLTCTPYKEWKKLNLFSCHIHDSGFHVLHRNLMSHDVTVAFLNLTCNNLTRSSSSSISDLTIHCRAEELRISSNHTIGEDPALYNMLTHPSSRLVKLYMSSTSLSLPSAITLFTTLAKGNKLKELYIDDNPITDEACNVIATTISNNTSLVVLVMRGNQISGEAAQRLVQSLQHNDTLEELWLPRYTEDVKKRIKSLEEEINKNRGSRGCQTRLHTIRC from the exons ATGGATGGAGTAGTCTCGCCACAGCGCGCAGGGCTAGGAGGACGACGCGCGAACGGAAATATACTGTTTTATTGTTTACAGGGCGTGACTGTAGAAAGTTGTTCCTTTGACAATTTAGTTGTTAGTCAGTTACTACGTGTACAAGTGATAGACATGGATAGAAGTTACCATGAAGGACTAAACCAGTTTATAACACCTGAGAAGG CTACCAGTACTCCACTACTGAAGGATCTTCATAACCACATTACTCCAAATTATGCTATTCGTTGGAGTGTGATAGGAACACTACTGGGTCTACCCAAAGGAAGACTTGACATCATAAAATATGACAATCATGATAAGGCTGAGCCTTGTTGTGATGCTGTGTTGGAGGAGTGGCTTGAAGTGGACCCCTCTGCTAGTTGGGAGAAGTTGTTTAAAGTTATCGAGTCACCTGCAGTGTCCAGTGATCAAGCTCCTGATAAAG TGACCTCCAAACCTGACATGAACAAGTCAACGGTCACTGATCAAG GAGTCTCCATATTGTCCGACAGGGTGAAGCAACTTAGTATACAAAAAAGGTTTGCTGTTGACAAAGATGCTTGGCCACCAAACCGACCGAAGGACTTTATACCAGTTTTACTAATTCACTATCAAGGCGAACATACTGTCGAACAAGCAGCTGCACTTCAGTTGGCTGAATCAGTCCAATTAGGCGGTGTTCATCCCAAGCATTACCCACAAGATAGCCATCAATCACTGAGAGAAGCACTTGATAACAGTAAGACAACTAAACAGCTAGTTGATATCTTAGCTCCACTACAAGAGAGTGATGATGCGCATTTCATTTTAGTTGAGGGTTTGCCTGGCATTGGGAAGTCTTCACTAAtgcaagaaattgcatacaactGGGCAACAGGAAAGTGTTTACAAAAGTTTAAGTTAGTTCTCCTCCTCCAGTTGCGTAGTCCAGCTGTGCAGCAGGTGTCACTTGTTGATGACCTTCTTAAGTTGTTCTGCAAAAGAGACAGGAAAGCTACAGAAATTGCCACGGCATCTAGTGATTACCTCTTTAAGAATGGTGGCAAAGACATTGTTCTCCTTTTTGACGGATACGATGAATTCCCAGTTAACTTACAGGAAGATAGTTTAGTTGCTGATATACTGGAACGTCAGGTGATACCTCATTGTGGCTTGGTAGTGTCGTCTCGTCCACATGCCTCGGTGGGACTACGAGAAGATGCAACCATCAGAGTTGACATCTTGGGCTTTGCTGAAGATGAGCGAAAGCTATACATTGAACAGTCTCTGAAGGGACAGCCACATGCAGTCAAAGAGCTCACCGAATATCTTGAAGGTAATCTGACTATCAATGGCCTGTGTTTCATCCCCTTCAACATGGCAATCTTGATTTACCTGCACAAAAAAGGAATTCCCCTTCCCAGCAGTTCTACACAGCTCTACAATTACTTCATCTGTCTTACCATCTGTCGACATCTTGCCAAGTCTAGTCAACCTCTTGATAACACCATCACTGATCTAGCCAAACTCCCCGAGCCCTATAGTACAATACTTCAGCAGTTATCAAAACTATCACTTGAGGGTCTTAATAACAACAAGCTAATCTTTACTTTGGAGGAGATGAGAGCAGCTTGTCCAGGCATTGAAGCTATCAAAGGAGGCCTAAACGGATTTGGGCTACTGCAGGCTGTTGAGCACTTTGGGCTGGCTGGGAAAATGATGACATTCAACTTTGTCCACTTTTCTATTCAGGAGTTTTTGTCCTCTTACCATATCACTCAGCTTCCACCAGACGAAGAGCTGCGAGTGCTCAAAGCGAAATTCTGGAGCGATATTCATTCCAACATGTTTGCAATGTACACCTTGCTTACCAAGGGACAGCGATCTGCTTTTAAACAATTTCTCTCTGGCGGGGACAACACGATCGCTATCACTGAAACATACTTGAAGGATCAACTGAAGTGTCTTCGACTATTCCGCTGCTTCTATGAGGCCAATGACAAAGCCTTTTATACTTCTATACAACAAGGAAAAACTTTCAATGATAAAGTAATCAAACTTGAGAGGACTAGCCTAACCATTTATGATGTTGAGTGTGTTACACTCTTCCTTACCTGCACACCTTACAAGGAGTGGAAGAAGCTTAACTTGTTCTCCTGCCATATCCACGATAGTGGTTTTCATGTCCTTCACCGCAATCTGATGTCACATGATGTCACAGTTGCATTCCTTAACTTGACGTGCAATAACCTCACTAGATCTTCCTCTTCCTCCATTAGTGACCTCACCATCCACTGTAGAGCGGAAGAGTTGAGGATTAGTAGTAACCACACCATCGGAGAGGACCCTGCTCTCTACAACATGTTGACCCATCCCTCCTCTAGGCTAGTGAAACTGTACATGAGTAGTACCAGCTTATCATTACCATCAGCTATTACCCTCTTCACTACACTAGCAAAGGGGAACAAACTGAAGGAGCTCTACATTGATGACAATCCCATCACTGATGAAGCTTGCAATGTCATCGCCACTACAATCAGCAACAACACATCACTAGTTGTGCTGGTGATGAGGGGCAACCAGATCAGTGGAGAAGCTGCTCAACGTCTAGTACAATCCCTCCAGCACAATGACACATTAGAAGAGCTATGGCTACCCCGTTACACTGAAGATGTTAAGAAGAGGATTAAATCACTAGAGGAAGAAATTAACAAGAACAGAGGAAGTAGAGGATGTCAAACAAGACTGCACACTATTAGATGTTAG